The genomic segment GCCACGGCTTGCGGAACCGCTCCCACTGGTCGGACACGGCGTCGGTCCGCGCCTCAAACCCCTCCGCTCTCAGCGCCGCGGTCGCGTCGGCCCGCGTCGTGCCCCTGGACACCCCGGTCGGCTTGCTGTCGCGCGTGAACCACATCTCGGGCGGGTTGAAGCGGATCGACTTCCACTGCACCGGGGCGGCCGGGGCGGGGGGTGGGACGGCCGCGACCGGAACCGGGTCCGCGTGCGCGGCGGGTGGGACGACGGCTGCCGCCTGAACCGGGTGCGCTGGCGCTACGGGCCGGCGACCGGCGACGTACCCGGTCGCGCCCCCCACGAGGAGGCCGACCGCAAGCATCAGCAATGAAGACCGGCTCGTCATGCGAAGCGCCCCCCGCCACCGAACGAAAAAAACTCACCGGTCGCGCGCCCCGCGAGCGGTGCTGGAACCAACGCATGTGCAGCGGCCGGTGCAGCGCGCCCATTGCTACCCGCCGGGCGGCTCTGGCCCCTCGTCCGGCGACAACGCCATGACCGCCTGTTGCTCCCGGCTGAGAGAGTCGTGGACGCACCCGTCGGAGTCCCCGGCCTCGGCCACCGCTCCCAACAAGTCGGCCCCGGTGAAGTCGCAGCCCTCGAACGACGACCTGCGGAGGTCCGCGCCTCGCAGTAACGCCCCGGCGAACTTGCACCCCCGGAAGTGCGACGCCCGCATGTCGCACCCGGACAGATCGGCCCCGCTGAAGTCGCACGCGTCGAAGTCGTTCCAGCACATGCACGACTCGGACAGGTCGGTGCCGGCGAAGGTGGTGCCCACCAGCCATGACCGGCTGAACAAGGTGCGGGGCATGGTCAGGTGGCTACGGTCGGCGCCCTCCAGACCGGATCGGAAGTAGCTGAACCCGAGCGGTTCCTCGTCGTGGACGCTGGGCACCCGGTCCCGGATGAACGGGCGACCGTCGGGATGGCGGGGTACATCCGCGTGCTGCGACTCCAGGAACAGCCAGGTGCCTTCCAGCGACTTCCGCATCCCAAGCCCTCTTGTGGCCGAAAGAATCCACGCAAGCCGCGCTGGTACCGTGCGGGGCGGCCCTCGGGTTCCGGAGGCTTGCGATGTCCGACGCGATTCTCGCCGTGAGGGCCCCCCTGGTGACGCTCACGCGCGTCACCGGGCGAACCCGCCCTCCGCCCCCAGTACGAAGGAGTGGGTCACGTCCTGACCGCTCGCGTCGGACACCACGATCACAACGTTCACCGACCGGCCGGGTCCCGCAGCCTCGTTCCAAACGACCTTCCCGTTGTCGCCGACGCTCATCCCGGGAGGTCCGACCTCGAGCTTGTATTTCACCCCGCCCTGCTTCGACCGGACCTCGATCT from the Frigoriglobus tundricola genome contains:
- a CDS encoding pentapeptide repeat-containing protein, which gives rise to MRKSLEGTWLFLESQHADVPRHPDGRPFIRDRVPSVHDEEPLGFSYFRSGLEGADRSHLTMPRTLFSRSWLVGTTFAGTDLSESCMCWNDFDACDFSGADLSGCDMRASHFRGCKFAGALLRGADLRRSSFEGCDFTGADLLGAVAEAGDSDGCVHDSLSREQQAVMALSPDEGPEPPGG